The following proteins are co-located in the Acidicapsa acidisoli genome:
- a CDS encoding TonB-dependent receptor: protein MMHTKYRLLLLPLFLVFACASAMAQQNSEIIGTVTDQTGAAVPGANLTLTQTETGFAYNTVSNGTGGYSFPGLNVGVYTLKTTAKGFESYTAAGLTLNISQTLAHDVKLTIGAETVNVDVTADALQVQSESNTVSTLISGEQVTEIATENRNFAALAALGLGVSSMLPDNNTPTSVASDFGISVNGLRQSHNIWLIDGGEADDRGGAGGMDIMPSMDAIAQFEVLASNYPPDYGISSGATMSLALKSGSEKFHGEAYDFVRNDDFDANNFFNKYNGAHSPVAKLRQNIFGGNAGGPLFIPHVYNQSKQKTFFFYNQEWRRIIQGSQPNVQPTIPDADRPVAGTDLHYIAPAYAPNQVIVVPTVAQVPDPAFAAKLAAAGLSGYRGQPFPNQIIPSSLFDSNAILYLQSPLIPKVAQASTDNSISSESNPITVSEEIVRIDHKVNDKWQILGHYIHDSVSQGFPDADLGWNSESYNTISSTLSNPANSAAIKVSAAISPSLLVEASMNYDGNIINITNSSDALAPSGWTTANFFTNSGSGQFPGLGNVGGSGNGLNGKGIGTNEETGYGPWHNAAEDYEPKVDLSYTRGKHAMKFGFSYNRYTKNQQLQNDAAGDFGFTQNQTGSGNGGTSGDPFMSLVLGLSTGYSQPQSMSIRHYVNQTPSAYVNDNWKVTPRLSLQLGLRYDALPHAWERNNQLSNFEPGQYINTPPIWTSTNAIDPTSVGVSTPAGFAAPYYLNGMVVPGTNGVPHGVVTNDYATLQPRVGFSYDLTGTGKTVLRGGFGTFYERMQGNDIYDLANNNLPYEYVPNVGSVYYSNPHCSYTSATTTANPANCLSVTNLPILPASLVTLATTYKAPAVAQFSLGVQHELAPSLIWVVQYVGNLAWHQNIDLPLNNFPVTTSNVLREASVGYNGLSLGSAPNLTYGLNNALRSYQGFGNILQEENTTNSTYNGFQTGLRAQNKWGLSGELDYTYSHNIDLTDTDLTQISNPWNLKYDKGGSGYDRRQILQANYIYKLPIFAKGPGLVHSVLGGWEIAGTFITETGLPAAAGFGGVTDPVALGGTYTNRANIVSKINYHHKVGDWFSTPATDGGADPQAAPTPGYLGGPNLGFGDGRRDTFVGPGRVNFTTSLYKSFAVTERAHFEFRAESFNTFNHTEFNNIGTSTGGSNYGTATSTWDPRVLELGGKFVF, encoded by the coding sequence ATGATGCACACAAAATATAGGTTGCTTCTCTTGCCGCTATTCCTGGTGTTTGCATGCGCTTCAGCAATGGCGCAGCAAAACTCCGAGATTATCGGCACCGTTACGGACCAGACCGGAGCTGCCGTGCCGGGCGCAAACCTGACACTCACGCAGACCGAAACCGGCTTTGCCTACAACACTGTCAGCAACGGTACAGGCGGGTATTCTTTCCCTGGACTCAACGTTGGCGTCTACACCCTCAAGACAACAGCTAAGGGCTTCGAGAGCTACACTGCCGCAGGTCTCACGTTGAACATTTCTCAGACCCTCGCGCATGATGTAAAGCTGACTATCGGCGCCGAGACGGTCAATGTCGACGTAACCGCAGACGCACTTCAAGTGCAGTCGGAATCTAACACGGTCAGCACTCTGATCAGTGGCGAGCAGGTCACAGAGATCGCAACAGAAAACCGCAACTTCGCCGCCCTGGCTGCGCTCGGCCTGGGTGTCAGCTCAATGCTGCCAGACAATAACACGCCAACATCGGTGGCATCCGACTTTGGCATCAGCGTCAACGGCCTGCGACAGAGCCACAACATCTGGCTTATCGACGGCGGTGAAGCCGATGATCGCGGCGGTGCGGGCGGTATGGACATCATGCCGTCGATGGATGCGATTGCGCAGTTTGAAGTGCTGGCCAGCAACTATCCTCCGGACTACGGCATCTCTTCCGGCGCAACCATGAGCCTCGCTCTTAAGAGCGGCTCCGAGAAGTTCCACGGCGAAGCATACGACTTTGTTCGAAACGACGACTTCGACGCCAACAACTTCTTCAACAAATACAACGGCGCCCATTCCCCTGTTGCCAAGCTGCGGCAGAATATCTTTGGCGGCAATGCGGGAGGGCCGCTGTTTATCCCACATGTTTACAACCAGAGCAAGCAAAAGACCTTCTTCTTTTACAACCAGGAATGGCGCCGCATTATTCAGGGCAGCCAGCCAAATGTTCAACCGACAATTCCAGACGCGGATCGCCCGGTTGCGGGGACAGATCTGCATTACATTGCGCCCGCATATGCGCCCAATCAGGTCATTGTTGTGCCGACTGTAGCGCAGGTCCCGGATCCGGCATTCGCGGCTAAGTTGGCCGCAGCTGGTCTGTCAGGCTATCGAGGACAGCCGTTCCCTAACCAGATCATCCCCTCCTCATTGTTTGACAGCAATGCGATCCTTTACCTTCAGTCGCCGTTGATCCCGAAGGTCGCCCAGGCCTCTACCGACAACAGCATCTCATCGGAAAGCAATCCCATTACGGTCTCTGAGGAAATTGTTCGCATCGATCACAAGGTCAATGACAAATGGCAGATCCTCGGACACTATATCCATGACAGCGTCTCTCAGGGTTTTCCCGATGCCGACCTTGGCTGGAACTCCGAATCTTACAACACGATCAGTAGCACGCTTAGCAACCCCGCAAACAGTGCTGCGATCAAGGTCAGCGCAGCAATCTCTCCTAGCCTGCTGGTTGAAGCGTCCATGAATTACGACGGCAACATCATCAACATCACCAACTCATCTGACGCCCTTGCTCCAAGCGGCTGGACAACCGCAAACTTCTTCACCAATTCCGGTTCCGGGCAATTTCCAGGCCTCGGTAACGTCGGCGGTAGCGGAAACGGATTAAACGGAAAAGGTATCGGAACCAACGAAGAAACCGGATATGGCCCGTGGCACAACGCCGCGGAAGACTACGAGCCCAAGGTCGATCTCTCCTACACCAGGGGCAAGCACGCGATGAAGTTCGGCTTCAGCTACAACCGCTACACCAAAAATCAGCAACTGCAAAACGACGCAGCGGGAGACTTCGGTTTCACCCAGAACCAGACAGGGAGCGGCAATGGCGGCACCTCAGGTGATCCGTTCATGAGCCTCGTGCTAGGTCTTTCGACGGGCTATTCGCAACCGCAGTCCATGTCCATTCGGCACTACGTCAACCAGACACCTTCGGCATACGTAAATGACAACTGGAAGGTCACTCCCCGGTTGAGCCTGCAACTCGGGCTTCGCTACGACGCACTGCCACATGCGTGGGAGCGCAATAACCAATTGTCCAATTTCGAGCCTGGCCAATACATCAACACGCCGCCAATCTGGACTTCGACCAATGCAATCGATCCCACCAGCGTGGGGGTCAGCACGCCGGCAGGCTTTGCCGCCCCGTACTATCTCAACGGCATGGTAGTCCCCGGAACCAACGGTGTCCCACACGGCGTGGTTACAAATGACTACGCCACCCTGCAACCACGAGTGGGATTTTCCTACGACCTCACCGGGACCGGGAAGACCGTTCTTCGCGGCGGTTTTGGCACCTTCTATGAGCGCATGCAGGGCAACGATATTTACGATCTTGCCAACAACAACTTGCCCTACGAGTACGTGCCCAACGTAGGCAGCGTCTACTACAGCAATCCGCACTGCTCGTATACCTCGGCGACTACGACAGCCAACCCGGCGAATTGTCTGAGCGTCACGAACCTGCCCATTCTGCCGGCCAGCCTGGTGACTCTGGCCACCACATATAAGGCTCCCGCAGTAGCCCAGTTTAGCCTGGGCGTCCAGCACGAATTGGCGCCTTCTCTGATCTGGGTAGTCCAGTATGTTGGTAACCTTGCCTGGCACCAGAATATCGATCTCCCACTCAACAATTTCCCTGTCACTACTTCCAATGTCCTCCGGGAAGCATCGGTAGGCTACAACGGTCTGAGCTTGGGTAGCGCGCCAAATCTAACTTACGGCCTTAACAACGCTCTCCGCAGTTACCAAGGCTTTGGCAACATCCTCCAGGAGGAGAACACAACCAACTCAACCTACAACGGGTTCCAGACGGGCCTTCGCGCTCAGAACAAATGGGGACTCAGCGGTGAGTTGGACTACACCTACTCGCACAACATCGATCTGACCGACACGGACCTTACCCAGATCAGCAACCCATGGAACCTCAAGTACGATAAGGGGGGCAGCGGGTACGACCGGCGTCAGATACTGCAGGCCAACTACATTTACAAGCTTCCAATCTTCGCGAAGGGCCCCGGTTTGGTTCACTCTGTTCTCGGGGGATGGGAAATCGCCGGCACGTTTATCACCGAGACTGGTCTTCCCGCCGCGGCCGGGTTTGGGGGAGTGACAGACCCCGTCGCACTGGGCGGAACTTACACCAACCGTGCCAACATTGTGAGCAAGATCAATTATCACCACAAGGTAGGCGACTGGTTCAGCACTCCAGCAACCGACGGCGGGGCCGATCCTCAGGCAGCTCCCACACCGGGCTACCTTGGCGGTCCGAATCTGGGCTTTGGTGACGGAAGAAGAGATACTTTCGTCGGTCCTGGCCGAGTCAACTTCACGACCTCGCTCTACAAGTCATTCGCGGTTACCGAGCGCGCTCATTTCGAATTTCGTGCAGAGTCATTCAACACTTTCAATCACACTGAATTCAATAACATCGGGACCAGCACGGGTGGCAGCAACTATGGAACAGCCACCAGCACCTGGGATCCGCGTGTCCTTGAACTCGGCGGAAAGTTCGTGTTCTAA
- the glmS gene encoding glutamine--fructose-6-phosphate transaminase (isomerizing) produces the protein MCGIVGYVGSKEVVPVILEGLRRLEYRGYDSAGIAVGTEGQATLSVRRAPGKLRNIEQVLRDHPLHGTYGIGHTRWATHGRPTEENAHPHRDCTGRIVVVHNGIVENYLELKRELTAQGHVFVTETDTEIIAHLIEQIQKESSLQKESSAHSETAGAPSFDRSVGQGWVPTIPLEAAVRQAVKRLTGAFALGVLSSLEPDKIIAARFGPPVVLGIGEGEYFVASDVPGILHHTRNIVFLNDGEMAILTLGGVQITDFEGKSLPVKPQRILWDPIQAEKGGYKHFMLKEIWEQPRAIRDTTLGRISLDSGQVFLAEMGLKPEDLAQATSINIAACGTSWHAALAGKYIIERLARLPVEVDYASEYRYRGPIADPNALGLLITQSGETADTLAAQREMIALGSKTVAICNVVGAMITRDASGTIYTHAGPEIGVASTKAFTSQITALFLFALHLAQVRGQLTTAESMALVEELSRIPTKIEEMLKRISAQCEELARSFSHARDFLYLGRGIHFPIALEGALKLKEISYIHAEGYPAGEMKHGPNALIDETLPVVVLATQDHTDSGSRLRYEKTLSNVQEVTARSGRVIAIAVEGQEDIAQLVEHVISIPKAPELLLPLLEIVPLQLLAYHIAVRRGCDVDQPRNLAKSVTVE, from the coding sequence GGGCCAAGCGACGCTTTCTGTGCGCCGCGCTCCCGGTAAGCTGAGAAATATAGAACAGGTGCTGCGCGACCACCCGCTGCACGGCACATACGGCATCGGCCACACCCGCTGGGCCACGCACGGTCGCCCCACAGAAGAAAATGCCCACCCGCATCGCGACTGCACCGGACGCATCGTCGTAGTTCACAACGGGATCGTCGAGAACTATCTGGAACTGAAGAGGGAATTAACCGCCCAGGGTCACGTCTTCGTTACCGAGACCGACACCGAGATCATCGCCCACCTGATCGAACAGATTCAAAAAGAAAGTTCGCTTCAAAAAGAAAGTTCCGCGCACTCAGAGACTGCGGGTGCCCCATCCTTTGACCGTTCTGTGGGCCAAGGGTGGGTTCCCACAATCCCCCTCGAAGCAGCCGTCCGCCAGGCCGTCAAGCGCCTCACCGGTGCCTTCGCGCTCGGCGTCCTGTCCTCGCTTGAGCCGGACAAGATCATCGCCGCCCGTTTCGGGCCGCCAGTCGTCCTCGGCATCGGCGAGGGCGAGTACTTCGTCGCCTCCGACGTCCCCGGCATCCTGCACCACACACGCAACATCGTCTTCCTCAATGACGGCGAAATGGCGATCCTCACACTAGGCGGCGTTCAAATCACGGACTTCGAGGGCAAGTCCTTACCGGTCAAGCCCCAGCGCATCCTCTGGGATCCGATCCAGGCGGAAAAAGGCGGCTACAAGCACTTTATGCTCAAGGAGATATGGGAGCAGCCGCGCGCCATTCGGGACACCACCCTGGGCCGTATCTCGCTCGACTCCGGCCAGGTCTTTCTCGCAGAAATGGGCCTCAAACCCGAAGATCTCGCACAGGCTACCAGCATCAACATCGCCGCCTGCGGCACAAGCTGGCACGCCGCGCTCGCCGGCAAATACATCATCGAACGCCTCGCCCGGCTGCCCGTCGAGGTCGATTACGCCAGCGAATACCGATACCGCGGCCCCATCGCCGACCCGAACGCGCTGGGCCTGCTCATCACCCAGTCCGGCGAAACCGCTGACACCCTCGCGGCCCAGCGCGAGATGATCGCCCTCGGCTCAAAGACCGTCGCCATCTGCAACGTCGTCGGAGCCATGATCACGCGCGACGCCAGCGGCACCATCTACACCCACGCTGGCCCTGAGATCGGCGTTGCCTCCACAAAGGCTTTTACCTCGCAGATCACGGCGTTGTTCCTCTTTGCCCTGCATCTAGCCCAGGTCCGGGGACAGTTGACCACAGCCGAGTCGATGGCGCTGGTAGAAGAACTCAGCCGTATCCCAACCAAGATCGAAGAGATGCTCAAGCGCATCTCCGCTCAATGCGAAGAGCTGGCGCGCAGCTTCTCCCACGCGCGCGACTTTCTCTACCTGGGCCGAGGCATCCATTTCCCCATCGCCCTCGAAGGCGCGCTCAAGCTCAAGGAAATCTCCTACATTCACGCCGAGGGCTACCCCGCAGGCGAAATGAAGCACGGACCCAACGCTCTCATCGACGAGACGCTGCCGGTCGTCGTGCTCGCTACGCAGGATCACACCGACTCGGGCTCGCGCCTCCGTTACGAAAAGACGCTGTCAAATGTGCAGGAAGTCACGGCCCGCTCCGGCCGCGTGATCGCCATCGCGGTGGAGGGCCAGGAGGATATAGCGCAGCTCGTAGAGCACGTCATCTCCATCCCGAAAGCACCGGAGCTGCTGCTGCCGCTGCTTGAGATTGTTCCACTGCAGCTGCTCGCTTACCACATCGCCGTTCGCCGCGGCTGCGACGTGGACCAGCCGCGCAATCTCGCCAAGTCCGTCACCGTCGAGTAG